A single window of Nematostella vectensis chromosome 4, jaNemVect1.1, whole genome shotgun sequence DNA harbors:
- the LOC116618633 gene encoding uncharacterized protein LOC116618633 encodes MVGLPVCRSRKSVNRRRNKTKNSKMAQRDFFTREIFIPEHAMGMVIGKKGRMLEEIKHKTRVRPIIDKSRHGCIILQGSRTDVQKAKRMIEDIVESIQQPEVISLGAKTSRVIGEGGRSINSIRSQSEARIHIKEDKAYIRGTQEQKSKAKDLINKLLTSVSSGTCVFIPEHLARHVIGKHGQRIKDLKQKTKTDMYYNKENNILCINGVTTAQEHHARRKVKSIMLQSHGTYMNEKYCVVDGSKESEFELESVATPFPGWSGAFYKVVLPDDDMSSSNEMNELPEHLNNLVLSKLELLHPSKDEFEIDLWSHFGHAYIKGIDEGDDHEHYNLKQLRSNLLQGSQHSADKGTWKVDFAEGLTDEQVEQLIGNFKDETTCKPANIRYDFSFFTPSNRENGCRRIRMKAFIKEEGDFFKESPVQMKGVLRHERLNDNVNIYLCKPPTDELKLTIMMPSRQFDCRLTLRKNSKILQSQRTSSELEEENVLLEYLRGALVLSKGQLQLSPDVPLPERFDLDYFRRCKRFEYSYNIGKDTFTLMFSKEEAVTLEESSSSDIPSRKKTDIHLHCDDWDKRLFEGDWEPKQIIEKFTSYMTFVRQVQKNIDPEEE; translated from the exons ATggttgggctacctgtgtgcCGTTCCCGGAAATCGGTGAACCGAAGGCGAAACAAAACTAAGAATAGCAAG ATGGCTCAAAGAGACTTTTTTACTAGGGAAATTTTCATCCCTGAGCACGCCATGGGTATGGTTATTGGCAAAAAGGGTAGGATGTTAGAAGAAATAAAGCACAAAACAAGAGTCAGACCCATTATTGATAAAAGTAGGCATGGTTGCATAATTCTTCAAGGTTCAAGAACTGATGTTCAGAAAGCAAAACGCATGATTGAAGACATAGTA GAATCTATCCAGCAGCCTGAGGTTATTTCATTGGGAGCAAAGACTAGTAGGGTCATTGGGGAAGGAGGAAGAAGTATAAATTCAATACGCAGCCAATCTGAAGCAAGAATACACATAAAAGAAGACAAAGCTTATATAAGGGGAACCCAAGAACAGAAGAGCAAAGCGAAGGATCTTATTAATAAATTACTAACTTCAGTTAGTAGTGGCACATGTGTTTTTATTCCAGAACATCTTGCTAGACATGTAATTGGGAAACATGGACAAAGGATTAAggacttaaagcaaaaaacgaaaacagaTATGTATTACAATAAGGAAAATAATATCCTTTGTATCAACGGTGTGACCACCGCACAGGAACATCATGCGCGACGAAAAGTAAAATCTATAATGCTACAATCTCATGGGACATATATGAATGAAAAAtattgtgttgttgatggaaGTAAAGAAAGTGAGTTTGAGCTTGAGTCAGTGGCTACACCTTTCCCAGGATGGAGCGGAGCATTCTACAAAGTAGTTTTACCTGATGATGATATGTCTTCTAGTAATGAAATGAATGAATTACCA GAGCATCTTAACAACCTTGTACTTAGCAAACTTGAACTTTTGCACCCTTCAAAGGATGAGTTTGAAATCGACTTGTGGTCCCATTTCGGCCATGCCTATATCAAGGGTATTGATGAAG GAGATGACCATGAGCATTACAATTTGAAACAGCTGCGGTCAAACCTACTTCAGGGCTCCCAACATTCAGCAGATAAGGGCACATGGAAGGTAGATTTCGCAGAAGGCCTCACCGATGAACAGGTTGAGCAGCTCATTGGAAATTTCAAGGATGAAACAACATGCAAACCTGCCAACATCCGATATGACTTCTCATTCTTCACACCATCGAATCGTGAGAATGGTTGCAGACGGATACGAATGAAG GCATTCATCAAAGAAGAGGGCGATTTCTTTAAAGAGTCTCCTGTTCAGATGAAAGGAGTCCTTAGACACGAGAGACTCAATGACAACGTCAACATTTACTTGTGCAAGCCTCCTACCGATGAACTCAAATTGACTATTATGATGCCTTCACGCCAGTTTGACTGCCGACTGACTCTCAGAAAAA atTCAAAAATTCTGCAAAGCCAAAGAACTAGCTCTGAGCTGGAGGAGGAGAATGTCTTGTTGGAATATCTGCGGGGAGCTCTGGTGCTAAGTAAGGGGCAGCTCCAGCTATCACCAGATGTACCCCTTCCAGAACGCTTTGATCTAGACTATTTCCGCCGATGTAAACGTTTTGAGTACTCATATAATATAGGAAAAGATACGTTTACACTGATGTTTTCTAAAGAGGAGGCAGTGACACTTGAAGAATCCAGTTCAAGCGATATCCCAAGTCgtaaaaag ACGGATATACATCTCCACTGTGATGACTGGGATAAGAGGCTCTTTGAGGGGGACTGGgaaccaaaacaaataatcGAGAAGTTCACTAGTTATATGACGTTTGTCAGGCAAGTGCAGAAAAACATCGACCCAGAAGAAGAGTAA